GGCAGATCAGGGGCAGGGCCGGCGGGTGAGCGGCTGGGCCCTGGGGCTGTTGACGCTGTCATGGCTGCCCAGCGCCTACCTCGAGCAGTCATTGCTGGCGCTGGTGATCGGCGTACTGATGCTGGACCTGGCCGTGCAGGCCGTGCATGTGACCAACCAGAGCCTGTTGCTGGCGGGGCGTGGCGAGATGGCCGGCCGGCTGATCGGCGCCTACATGTGTTGCTATTCAGTGGGTAGCGGGGTGGGTGCGGTCGTGGCGACCTGGGTGTACGGCAAGTGGGGCTGGGTGGCGGTGTGCGGGCTGGGGGCGGGGATAAGCGCGGTTGCCTGGGGCTACTGGGGATATCTCTGGTGGGCCGAGGTGAAGCGGAGCAAGCCCGCTCCAGAAGGAACGGGCTTGGCTGCGGATCAGAACTTGTAGCCGATGCCGACCATGTAGACCCAGGGATCGACGTCCACGTCGACCTTGGTCTTGCCCACGCCCAGGGCGCTCGGGCCATCGATGCTGGCCTTGGTGTCGATGTCGACGTACCAGACCGCGGCGTTGACCAGCAGGTTGTCGGTGAGCATGTAGTCCATGCCCAGCTGGCCGGCGATGCCCACCGAGTCCTTCAGCTTCATGTTGCTGAAGCCCTGGGCCTTGCGGTTGCTGCTCAGGTCTTCATCGAAGAACATCGTGTAGTTGATGCCCACGCCGGCGTACGGCTGGAACTTCGAGGACGGTGCCATCGGGTAGTACTGCAGCGACAGGGTCGGTGGCAGCTGCTTGATGTCGGCCAGCTTGCCGTCCAGGCCAGGGCCGAGGCCCTTGACGCCGACAGTGTGCTGGAATGGCGTGGCAGCCAGCAGCTCGAGGCCGATGTGATCGGTGAGCATGTAGGCGAAGGCCAGGCCCAGCTGGGTGTCGCTGTCCAGGGTCGCCTTGGTGCCCGAGACCTTGGCGCCATCGAGTTTGATGTCGCCGCTGCTTTCGTTCGGCGCGGTGGTGATGGCGCCGGCACGGAGGATGAAATCCCCCGCCTGGTGGGCGTGGGCAACAGGGGCTGCGAGCGCCAACGCGACGAGCGAGGCACTGAGCAAGGACTTGTTCATGGAAGCTCCCAGAGGACGTGAGTAATCGAGTAGTCCAATGGTACGAAGCTGACTAAACAGAAAGTTTGACCCAGCTCAACGAAGCCTCTTCAAACAGGCGTGCGCAGTTCTCACTTCAGCTCATAAGCGTAGATTTTCTCGGCCTCCATCTGGTAACCCGCATCCGCCAGCTCGCTGCTGGATGCCTTGACCTGCATCGTGCCTTCGATCCAGTAGGGTTGATAGAGGTCTTCGATGCGCACGCCCATCTCGCTGAAAATATGCACGATCTGGTTAGAGGGCGGCGGTGGCACGTGGATGCAGGCGCCGTAGTAGGGCACCAGGAGGAACTCGGTGGTGCGGCCTTCGTCGCTGACCTCCAGCGGCACGATATAGCCGGGGATCTTCACCGGCTGGCCGTCCAGGGCCGTCACCACCGGGGCGTTGGGTGCCTGCTGGCGTGCCGCGGGAGCGGCCTCGGCGGACAAGGCGTCGCTGATCTGCGATAGGTCGTGCAACGGCGTCAGTTGCGGCGGGATGATCGGCGCGCCCTCGGGGATCAGCGCGGGCCAGTCCAGCTCACGAGGTTCGGCGGCACATACCGTGGATACCAGCAACACCACTGCCAGTAATAGGTAATGCCAAGCAGCGGGAGCTTGCCTGTTGTCCATGGACATCGCGGTCATGAAGGTTCTCAAAGATGAATCGACAGGCCATCGGCCAGCGACTGCCGGTAGGCGCGCCAGGCCGGCACACTGCCCATCAGCAGCGCCGCGCCAAGGATGATAGCCAACAGCGTCCACTCATGGACGCTTGGCCAGGCCAGTGGCAGGTACAGCCCGTAGTTGGCTTGCACGTAGCCCTGTGCCAGGGCGATGCCGGCATACAGCA
This sequence is a window from Pseudomonas maumuensis. Protein-coding genes within it:
- a CDS encoding OmpW/AlkL family protein, with amino-acid sequence MNKSLLSASLVALALAAPVAHAHQAGDFILRAGAITTAPNESSGDIKLDGAKVSGTKATLDSDTQLGLAFAYMLTDHIGLELLAATPFQHTVGVKGLGPGLDGKLADIKQLPPTLSLQYYPMAPSSKFQPYAGVGINYTMFFDEDLSSNRKAQGFSNMKLKDSVGIAGQLGMDYMLTDNLLVNAAVWYVDIDTKASIDGPSALGVGKTKVDVDVDPWVYMVGIGYKF
- a CDS encoding DUF3299 domain-containing protein; the encoded protein is MTAMSMDNRQAPAAWHYLLLAVVLLVSTVCAAEPRELDWPALIPEGAPIIPPQLTPLHDLSQISDALSAEAAPAARQQAPNAPVVTALDGQPVKIPGYIVPLEVSDEGRTTEFLLVPYYGACIHVPPPPSNQIVHIFSEMGVRIEDLYQPYWIEGTMQVKASSSELADAGYQMEAEKIYAYELK